A single genomic interval of Zobellia nedashkovskayae harbors:
- a CDS encoding CHASE domain-containing protein, translated as MTKQQILKYLAILLVGSSISLFIFFSINTRYLLRNKATIDNAVNKSTIKLEDELNKINLVVESMAFFYENKNFIPQHLFERFTDPFLKELKGIKVLAWAPKIEDSQKNKFEKITSIKEANSQNNLVPSKKRDLYYPIRVLNPLEPFKTIIGYNLYSNNIKRDVILQSIKTNKPAITGPITLLAANNYATGILAIKSVSDLKSTESKGIVVGVYRMDQLISETLKSEVKVFDICIHDSTDDALLFSNVDESKINDKKFYKTAIEKTINAVDRKWDVHFVPKTEYLSFPHIFESYVVLILGFATTCLLILLARRRDNHNDRLEARVLLRTAELEESNKQKENLLREIHHRVKNNLQITSSLINMQKRKLVSKEAITALQDSQARISAIALTHQKIYQDKDSKAVNLHEYLKDLMEYQNKISPTFSYKINCPEISIDLDRAVPLALIISELVTNAVKHAYPDTTKYNELSIDVDVLDDGMAAFSIKDNGKGLPEGFAIENAEGIGFDIIKALCRQISAELTYNSTDSGTHFTVTFDNKV; from the coding sequence ATGACCAAACAACAAATTCTAAAATACCTGGCTATACTACTAGTAGGAAGCAGTATTTCTTTATTTATCTTCTTTTCTATAAACACTAGATATCTCCTTCGGAATAAAGCGACGATAGATAATGCGGTTAATAAATCTACAATAAAGTTAGAAGATGAACTCAACAAGATAAATCTAGTTGTTGAATCAATGGCCTTTTTTTACGAAAACAAAAATTTCATCCCGCAACATCTATTTGAGCGTTTTACCGATCCTTTTTTAAAAGAGCTTAAAGGCATAAAAGTACTTGCTTGGGCACCAAAAATCGAAGACTCGCAAAAAAATAAGTTTGAAAAAATTACTTCAATTAAAGAGGCTAATTCTCAAAATAATCTGGTTCCTTCCAAAAAAAGAGATCTCTATTATCCAATAAGGGTTCTAAATCCGTTAGAGCCTTTTAAAACAATAATAGGATACAACCTTTACTCCAATAATATTAAAAGAGATGTAATTCTCCAGTCCATCAAAACTAACAAACCGGCCATTACAGGACCAATAACATTGCTCGCAGCCAATAATTATGCAACGGGTATTCTTGCAATAAAGTCAGTAAGTGATTTAAAATCCACAGAGAGTAAAGGAATTGTTGTGGGAGTCTATCGTATGGATCAGCTTATTTCGGAAACCCTAAAATCAGAAGTTAAGGTCTTTGACATTTGCATTCATGATTCCACTGATGATGCGCTTCTATTTTCAAATGTTGATGAAAGTAAGATAAACGATAAAAAATTCTACAAAACAGCTATTGAAAAGACCATTAATGCGGTAGATAGGAAATGGGATGTTCATTTTGTTCCCAAAACCGAGTATTTATCCTTTCCCCATATTTTTGAATCTTATGTAGTACTCATTTTAGGTTTTGCCACAACATGTTTACTAATCTTGCTTGCTCGCAGAAGAGATAACCATAATGATCGCCTTGAAGCTCGTGTTCTATTGCGAACTGCGGAACTTGAGGAATCAAACAAACAGAAAGAAAATTTACTTAGGGAAATTCATCATAGGGTAAAAAACAACCTCCAGATAACTTCTAGCCTAATTAATATGCAGAAGCGGAAGTTGGTCAGCAAAGAAGCTATTACCGCCCTACAGGACAGTCAGGCAAGAATATCGGCCATTGCCCTTACACATCAAAAAATTTATCAAGATAAAGATTCAAAAGCGGTAAACCTTCACGAATACCTGAAGGATTTAATGGAGTATCAAAATAAAATATCTCCAACATTTAGTTATAAAATTAATTGCCCAGAAATTTCTATAGACCTTGATCGCGCGGTACCGCTTGCCCTTATTATTTCAGAATTGGTTACTAATGCCGTAAAGCATGCTTATCCGGACACCACCAAATACAATGAGCTTAGTATAGACGTTGATGTGCTGGACGATGGAATGGCCGCATTCTCAATTAAAGATAATGGAAAAGGACTACCTGAAGGTTTTGCGATTGAAAACGCAGAAGGTATAGGTTTTGATATTATAAAGGCTCTATGTAGACAAATTTCAGCTGAATTAACTTATAATTCAACCGATAGCGGAACCCATTTTACCGTAACTTTCGACAATAAAGTATAA
- a CDS encoding 3-hydroxyanthranilate 3,4-dioxygenase, with translation MPIKAPFNLNRWIEENRHTLKPPVGNKNLYKDAGDYIVMVVAGPNARKDYHYNETEELFYQLEGNIEVHIQEDGQKKTMTLGPGDMYLHPAKIPHSPVRHEGSIGLVIERKRADMNVDDGLLWFCDNCNHKLYEAYFTLNDIEVDFLKHFKHYYGSEDLRTCDNCGTVMPVDPRFVSSD, from the coding sequence ATGCCCATTAAAGCTCCTTTTAATCTCAATCGCTGGATAGAAGAAAACAGGCACACCCTTAAACCTCCTGTTGGCAATAAAAACCTTTACAAAGATGCCGGAGACTATATTGTTATGGTGGTTGCCGGGCCCAACGCCAGAAAAGATTACCACTACAATGAAACAGAAGAACTTTTCTATCAATTAGAAGGGAACATTGAAGTTCATATACAAGAAGACGGGCAAAAGAAAACAATGACACTTGGTCCTGGCGATATGTATCTACATCCAGCCAAAATACCACACTCACCTGTTCGTCATGAAGGCAGTATTGGTTTGGTTATTGAGCGTAAACGAGCCGATATGAACGTAGATGATGGTCTACTTTGGTTTTGTGACAATTGTAATCATAAACTTTACGAAGCTTACTTTACCCTAAATGATATTGAAGTTGACTTTTTAAAGCATTTCAAGCACTATTATGGTTCTGAAGACCTACGAACTTGCGATAATTGCGGCACAGTTATGCCCGTAGACCCAAGATTTGTTAGTAGTGATTAA
- a CDS encoding CAP domain-containing protein, whose protein sequence is MKMRTHYIALVLFVCTLASCSKESVEAADIIEKENAETVEKELLEAVNGHRLSIGVNSLEFSSVAYLQANKHTDYMISKGALNHDNFSSRASEISAVEAAEFVAENVAKDYATASEALSGWLNSSSHKRTMEGEFTHTAVSVKKDSDGKLYFTQIFFR, encoded by the coding sequence ATGAAAATGAGAACGCACTATATTGCACTCGTTTTATTTGTATGCACATTGGCCTCTTGTAGTAAAGAGTCCGTTGAGGCTGCAGATATAATCGAGAAAGAAAATGCTGAAACCGTAGAGAAAGAACTTCTTGAAGCCGTTAATGGACACCGGCTATCTATTGGAGTAAATTCACTGGAGTTTAGCTCAGTAGCCTATTTACAAGCCAATAAACACACGGATTATATGATTTCTAAGGGCGCATTGAACCACGATAATTTTAGTTCACGTGCATCTGAAATATCTGCCGTAGAAGCTGCTGAATTCGTTGCCGAAAATGTGGCAAAAGATTATGCTACTGCTTCTGAAGCCCTTTCTGGATGGTTAAATAGTAGCAGTCATAAAAGAACTATGGAGGGTGAATTTACCCATACAGCGGTAAGCGTTAAAAAAGATAGTGACGGAAAATTGTATTTTACTCAAATATTTTTTCGTTAG